Within Telopea speciosissima isolate NSW1024214 ecotype Mountain lineage chromosome 8, Tspe_v1, whole genome shotgun sequence, the genomic segment AATATTCATATCAAAGAAAGGGTAGACCCCAAAGAGGATATGCTCCTCAAAGAACCCAAAGGCATTACTATCAACCTCAAGCTCTATACATGATGGAAAGAAGGGTTAGACCTCAACAAACTTATAGGTCATATCATCCTAATCCTTATAGATCAAATACATCTCAAAGACCCCAAAGAGGTAGAAGACCTCAAAGACCCTTTGATCATCAAAGAAGGGCAACTTTTTCATTTAATATCTGCGATCCTAGGTATCAACGACCTAAGAGTTATGTTtcaaataataattataaaaaagtTTGGATACCTAAAGGAAGATGCGAgtctaacaatgatggacccatgAAGCTATGGGGACCAAGTTATAATTAAATCTGTTTTGCAGGTGTGCTTAAAGAGTAGGAGTGAAATAGAATGGTACATCGACAGCGGATGCTCCAAGCACATGAAAGCAAACTACACTTTGTTCACTAAGCTGAAAAGGTAAGATAATGGATGGGTGACATTTGGagatattttaaaaggaaagaTTATAGGCATCGGGAATATTGAAATTGGAGGTACAATTATTTCAAACGTATGCCTAGTAAATAAATTAGCTTACAATTTGCTTAGTGTAAGCCAACTTTGTAGTGTAGGTTATAAAGTAAATTTTGATGCATCACATTGCTTAGTAGTTAATTCTGAAAACAAAGTGAAATTAAAAGGATCTAAAAGAAATAACATATAtacctatttaattaataaatcaAACTCAAGAAATACTTGTCATATTTCTACCACCGAGTCAAATGTATGGCATAGGAAGCTTGGGCATATAAATATAAAACTTATTAAAACCATTACTTCTAAGAATCTAGTTAGAAATCTTTCAAGATTAAATTTTGACAAAGATCACTTTTGTGATGAATGTCAAAGAGGAAAATAGACAAAAGTATCTCATAAGGCCAAAAACATTACCTTAACTGAAAGACCATTAGATCTCCTACATTTGGATATTTTTGGACCAATTACAACCCCAAGCCTTGATGAAAAATACTATACATTCTTAATATTTGATGATTATTCACGTTTCACATGGacattattttaaaaattacaagaataatgcctttgatgaatttgttCCATCTCTATccaagaaaattcaaaataagaAAGGCTTTAGGATCACAATTATTCAAAGTGACCATGAAGGTGAATTTGATAAGCAATATCAATTTAGAAAATTTTGTGATGATGAAGGAatcatacatattttttttctacaTCTAGAACCCCTCAATCAAATGGTGTTGCAGAGAGACAGAATAGATCTCTACAAAAAACTGCCAGAACTATGTTAAATGAATATTCATtgcctaaatatttttgggctaaAATAGTGAATACAGtttgttatgtgttaaatcgtgttTCTATAAGAAAAATTTTAGCAAAAACATCATATGAGCTGTATTATGAAAAAACACCTAGAGTCTATTACTTTCAAATTTTTGGATGCAAATGTAATATACTAAATACTAAAGATAAGCATGCAAAATTTGATGATAAATCGGACGAAAATATATTCCTTGGATATTCTTTAAATAGTCGGGcctatagagtattcaataatAGAAGTCTAGTTGTGGAAGAATCCATGAATGTTACATTTGATAATTCTCCATCTAAAGACAAATAGAGACCATTGGCTAGTGAGGATAAAGTTAGGTTGatagaaataaataagaaaactgAAGAAGTGAATCTAGATGAGCCAAAAGaccaaactcaaaaattacCTAGGGAGATCATTCCTGTCAAGGACCATCCCTTAGAACAAATTATTGAAAATCTAGATACTGGTATACAAACAAGATCTAAAATACAGAACACCTATAATTTTCCTGCTTTTCTATCAACCATTGAacccaaaaacataaaagaaacacTAAGTGACAATGACTGGATCGTTGCTATGCAATTACATcagtttgaaagaaatgatgtttgggatATAGTaccgaaacccaaaaataaaacaattattgGTACtaaatgggtatttagaaacaaATGAATGATTGTAGGAaataaagcaaggttggttaTCCAAGGATATAATCAGTAAGACGAAATAGATTTCGAGAAACCTATGCTCCCGTTGCTAGATTTGAATCCATTAGAATGTTATTAGCCTTTATTtgtaataaaaattttaaactttatCAAATGGATATCAAAAGTGTTTTCTTTAATGGTTTTGTTACTGATGAAGTGTTTGTTTCTCAACCAGCTGgctttgaaaattcttctttccCTGACCatatttttaaactcaaaatggTCTTATATGGACTCAAGCAAGCTCTAAGAGCTTGGTATGATAGATTGAGAAAATTTCTtattgaaaatgaatatattattaGTAAAGTAGATACTGCTCTGTTTGTTAAACATAAAGGCTCAAACTTaattattgttcaaatttatATTGATGATATCATCTTTGGTGCTACAGATGAATCTTTATGTCTTGAGTTTAGCAATTgcatgaaaaataaatttaaaatgagTTTGATGGATGAATTGAATTTCCTTTTAGaacttcaaattaaacaaactgaaaatggtatttttataaatcaatctaaatatattaaagaattgttaaagaaatttgatataaaTTCTCAAAAAGCATCTTGCATTCGTATGAGTATCTCACTGAGTTTATCAAAAGATGAGAATGAAACTCCTTTTGATCCTACTCGATATCGGGGTATAATTGGAAGCCATTATATCTAACTGTAAGTAGACCTGACATCATGTTTAATGtttgtgcttgtgctagatttTAAGCTAATCCTATGCAATCTCATTCTAGTGTTGTTAAATGaatatttaaatatttgaaAGGCACTATTAATGTAGGACTTTGGTATCCTATGCATAATAATGTTGAATTGCTTAGTTTTTCTGATGTTGATTTTGCTGGTTGCCATATTGATCACAAGAGTACTAGTAGAACATGccactttcttggatcatgcCTTGTTTCTTGGTTTAGTAAGAAATAGAACTGTGTTGGACTCTCTACTATCAAAGCTGAATACATTGCAACCGGTAGGTACTGTGCTCAAATTCTTTGGATGCGCCAAACTCTTAATGATTATGGAATAACATTTGAAACCTCTAAAATTCTTTGTGATAGTACAAGTGCTATCAATCTCAGTAAAAATCCTATTCTTCACTCTAGAGCCAAGCACATCGATATTTGTCATCATTTTCTTCATGACACTGCTCAGAAGGGAGAAATTATCTTGAATATATCAACACTGCTAGGCAAGTCGCGAccattttaattaaacccttGCCCAAAGAAAGATTCTGTTCACTTTGCAGGGAATTGGGCATTTGTAATCCTTTTGAATAAATTACTTATTTCAAAAAttcttttaaaaatcccaaaatcaactcttaaatcaaaatttgagaaaaatagAGTTTTCACTCTGTCGGTCGATCGATTCCATCGTGTTGGTTGATTGGTACAcagaaatttcatttttacGCTCATTTCTCGCCTTCTATTTTTCATGCTCTCCTCTCCTGAAACCCTTGTGCGAGTGAAATAGGGGAAAATCTTGCCAAAACTCCTTGAATCTTTGCCTATTTTAGATCAAatctcatctccttctctcaAATCCCTCATTTCTTTCTTCTAAATAGCTCCCAAAGAAGGTGCTTcaaacaagaagaggaagattcTTGCTAACAAGGGCAAAACCTCCTTCAATCATGCTCTTTTTTCATCCATGGAGGCTTCAATCTTTTAGCCTACGTTCTTGAAGAGGAAAGTCATTCAAGAACACTATGTATGGACTTCAGAACTCCAAACTGGTAACATATTTGAGCTTTACACTTTTCTAGGTTAGGATGATACTGTTTATCACAATAATCTCTGCTATCCTAATCTTGTCAAGTATTTTTACTGTAATCTTCAAGTTGAGGGTATGGATGAGGATTTGAAAATCAAGTCTCTTGTGAAGGGAACCTTATCTCTTTTGCCATGAATGATCTTGAGGACATCCTCAATATTAGGGCTTATGGGGAACATAAATACCtcaaaatcaagaaaatttttgATGAGTTTATGAATGAGGCTGAGGTATATGGCAAAATTATGAATGAATATAATGGAAATTCCTAAAACCTTAAGGCTATCCAACTCCATGACTCTCCTAGGGTTATGTGTTTGGTCAACTCCTACAACACCCTTCCCAAAGGAGGACATCGTGATGCTGTCAAGCTACTTGAAGCCTTTCTATCTTGGTGCTTTGTTACTGGAAATCAAATCAGTTTGCCCTATCTTATGATGCAGGTTATGGAGACTGCTTCTCGAAGGGCTAGCAAGGATAACTTTCCTTATAGGTCTCTTACCAccatctttcattatttttaagCTGATTTTTCTGGTGAAATTCCTGAGGACAAGCCTTGTGATATTGAtgccaccaccatcaacaagatGAATATTTCTGTTGTTCCTCCCTTTGTTGACTCCTCCCAAGCTCGAAGAAAGAGAGCTACCAAAACAATGCCTTTAACACcaaagatgaggatgaggaCTATAATCCTGAAACAGGTGAAGGATCTTGTAGTGCATCTGGtgacaaaaaaattatgatgGACTACATGGAGAAGACCACTGAGCGGCTGGATGAGATGGACAAAAAGCTTAATTCTGTTGTTTATGAACTCTCTCACATCACCAGCTACATCAACATGCCTCCAGACCCCGCTCCTTAGTTTACTTTTCTATCTCTGATGACTTTgaacaatttttattttgggttgtaGTAGTTTCAAACTTTGAACTTCTTTACATTTTCAGCCTAAGCTGTGATGCCCCACATTTTGTACCTTATATTGTATAATTTTAATTATTGTGCTGGCAGTTTCATGTCAGGCATTGGAGGgaatttttgatgattttcgATGTGGAATATACTTGTAAGTATTTTACTAGATTTTAAAGGATtatttatgatttcaatttacTTCATGGATTTATTAATATGTTTAATCATATTATATTACCTATGGTGATTTGATTACTTTAGGTATTATACcctatgttatttttattttttttttagcccCAATATTCTTTGGGACCCGgggcagcccctagaattttattaaaatcaatcttaaaaataaaacactgggggggggggacattcccgccTTACCTCAAACCCTACCTCAACAGCTAATTGCACTCAACTCTCTCATGCTCAGAGTAACCCCCCAACCTAACCCCTTATCACGGGGAGACCTAACGAGTCCTCGCGGACTAACCTTTGTAGATCATGTGGGAGCTCATTGGCCCCTACAATAAGCATGTCCTCCTTCCTATCACAAGCATGGTTTGTAAGCCAGTCTGCTGCCCTGTTTCCTTCTCTGTATGTGAAAGTGACATCCGCCTAGACTTCTTCCAACAAACACATAGCctcctgaaaccagtaccaaGCTTTCCAAGAAATACACTTTTTAGTAGTTGCACATCGCACCACTGAAGCCGAGTCTAAATTAACATGCACATTCCGAAATTCCCTCTCTCGACAAAGCTTGAGCCCATCTCTTAAGGCTCTAATTTTTGCCTCGTTGTTGGTGCCTTCACCATAGAACTTGGCACAGGCTGCCACCACTTCTCCCTCCCTATCTCTGACGATGACACCACCACCCCCCATTCTGGGGTTACCTCTACTCGCCCCATCTACATTAAGCTTTAGAGAATTAAAAGACGGGCACCAATAGACTGGGAATGGCGGCTTACCCGTGATAGGTTGATGCGTTATGCCAAAGAACTAGTCTGAATTAACATGCACATTCTGAAACCCCCTCTCCCGACAAAGCTCGAGCCCATCTCTTAAGGCTCTAATTTCTGCCTCGTTGTTGGTGCATTCACCATAGAACTTGGCACAGGCTGCCACCACTTCTCCCTCCCTATCTCTGACAATGACACCACCACCCCCCATTCCGAGGTTACCTCTACTCGCCCCATCTACATTAAGCTTTAGAGAATTAAAAGGCGGGCACCAATAGACTGGGGTGGCAGCTTACCCTATGTTATTTAATCtattttaattgaattttaTATGACAATTTAAGGCAATGGTTTATTGAAGGATTAATGTGTTTAATTCTATTTGAGGTTTGGTTTAATGGTTTGGTTCATGGGTTCAACCCATAGTTTGTTTTAAGTGATCATATAGCTTGAGGTGTAATTAGAAGATGAGGTTAAGGGTAAGATTGGAAAGTGAAAAGTGGGTGAACCTTGTGTTCATATCCTATTGGTCTataggaggaggagagataaaAACTTTATTGGTTTATTTGGAAGTCCAATGGAGACTTGATAGTATTTACAAGAATGCCATTATTGAGTAGGCAAATAGACTAGTGTTGTAAAGCTCATTTTAGAACTTCTcattcaagaaaagaaaagaagagaagcaagaaaaggaagagCATGGAATATTGAAGGAGAGTTGCTGCAATCAAGTGATTTGAGGTTTGTTTGAAGACCCAAAGTAAGATTGAAGCTTAGGATGGAGTGGAGGATGAGTTATTCCAAGTATTGAACCCACATTGAAGGTTTTTCTAAGGTAAATGACTCTAAACCCTTTTGGTTTAGAGGGCTTTGAtccatgttcatttttgggtctTAGATTGATGATATGGAAGTGTTCTGGACCCTAGGGTATGCTGTATTTATGAAGTTTTGGGCTGATTGAAGATGCTCGAGGAATTGAACCCAAATTTGGGTATTTTTGAAGGTAAATGCCCAGGGATCGATTTGGTTTTGCAATAAGGTCATTATTCATGAAATGGATGGTTGATTCGTGTTCTATGCAATGTGTTTTGGTAGAACCTATCTTGGTTTGGTGAGTTATCTCGTTTTGGTTGAAGATTGAAGAGAAGAACCCTAGTTCTTGAGTGAGGGATGGCGGGAGCGGGAATTTATTACTtatggattaagttttcctttccTTTATTTAACCATTCATATTCCTGTTAATCCTTTTTGGTTTCATAAATTAATTTAAAGGTACAGTTTCCAACTTTCCACATGTTTTCACTACTTTGTGCTTTGTAAAGCATTAGCGTTACAGCCTGGCGCAAAAAGACCGCCACACACCCCTGGTAAGGTGAAAAGGTCTAGGGGTGCGGTGGTTTTTTCATGCGGGACTATGTCTAGGCTTAGGTACATGTCCACACATAGCACTGGTTAGCGTTTCTTTTCACAATTAttatttaagaaaaagaaagctcACCTTGACTCACAACAATGGTGAAATGATAGCCCCGATCCTTCCTcctctgaaataaaaaatgtcacCCATGTTGAATGCTCTCcccgtgctctcattggccttaGTTGCTGGTGCATGGCCACATAGCCTCACAgtgattttcttttgtttcaagtattccaaaacaaaaacaaacaaaaaaaagaatcgAAATCTCTTGAATTGGTTAGAGACTAGTCATCATTTATCAAGGCTTCTATTTAAAGCTTATAACACTTCTCCTTCTGAGCTTTCAATACGAGGTAGGTGTCCAATTCTATACACCGGAATTGGCCAAAATATACCTTAACCCTAGAAATTTAGTGCAGAATGACCAAAATCAAGATTGGCCTCTCTCTATTTAATGTTATAATAGGGTTTATtaatctttctatttttttcaattttttaaatcagGGAAAGAATCTTTGCCAAACTGCATGCAGCCTACATCCAGACATAAGACCATATGAAATGACTACCCTGCCacttgaaatgaaaaatctcaccccTATTGATACCCATATGCACGATTTCATTGACCACCACACTTTTGCAGGGGCCACACAGCCTGGCAACGATCTTCTGCCCTATAACTATGAGTACACATAGAAGATCAAAGCTTACTTGTAACATCACATTTTCAATATTCTCTACAAGTCTCCCTGATGTTTGGTGACACAATCTCAATGCCATGACCACCTTAGTTCTTCTGTCATTAACTAATCGTTTACCTTCCTTCCCTTTGCCCCCCATAGAATCAGTATATAAGGGGCGAGCACATAATGTCCCGATGCAACCTCCATGGTGATGCTCTGAGGTCTAGGAATACTGTCATAACAGCTCCTTTCACAGTCCCTATCAACCATGTTAATGAGGTCAGAGATTCATTTACACTGATTAGAGAAGAGTGGTTAATTTAATATTATACGATCCAAAATATAGGGTAATCACCTGCAACATATAGAAAGCTTGTCATTCAAAGGTAAGAAATTAATAGCACAAGGGGGAGGAGCCTTTATCCAATTCTCCTCCAAGGTAAAGAACTTGCATTGGCAGAATGAACAGATTCTTGAAACAAAGTGAATTACAATGGTAACCTTTGTATAGGGTCCTGAGCAAGGTTCACATAAATGCAACCAACAACAAGACCAACCTCAGCCAATTAGGATTGTGATTCAGTCACAAACGACTGGATTCAGCCTGAACCCTAAAACCCTTTCTAGATCAGCCATTTTGGATCAACAGGATTTAGGATCAGGCTCATCCACCTACTTGCCACAAGGCAGGGTTACTAGCAATTCCAAATGTTGGATAAGGACAACAAATTTTTTAATACAACTAAAATCCCCTAAAATCTAAAGCCTCATATATTGAGTCTAATAAGCTGATTTTAATCATCTAACAGTTTGCAAGGTAATTCAATTATTTCTTGCCTAGTGTTTTATCCAGTTAGGAACCTCTTCCACTACGAATGATCCGATTGCTAAAAATGCTCTGGGTGATAAAAATATCTGATTTTCTACTCAATCCTTACTACAAACCATAATTATTTTATGACAGTacttaattcaattaaaatgatcaaaatatcaCAAGCTACAagttaataataaaaagatcACTAAAGCAGGGAAAATAACCCACTCAATAACTAGGGGGGGTAagtgagaaaacaaaaaagataaaacagaTAACCAAAAGAGCACAATCAAGTTtgtattagtattattattgCTTTCCATTGCTACATTCTTACACTGGATGAGACAAATGAATGCTGTAAGGCAATTTGATAAACTAATTAATGCCACCTCAAATATTAAAATTCCTGTTTCACCACTTTTTGTTGGCAAAGGGATTGAGATAGAATGGCAGCCAGAGCTTTCATCTAATTAGCAGGTTTCCTCTTTATTCCAAGAATGGATGCCCTTTCAAATCTGGGCCCACCTGTCCGCCATTTCTTAAacgctgccattgaagatcggGCTGCTTCATACACTTCAAAAGGCACAACAATGATTTCAATGGTTCACTAATAATCCAttatgaagagaaaaagaaaaagaagaaagaatcaaaCATGTTGAAATCTCACAATGAGTTTCTTCTTTTGTAAGAAGAGTCAAAAACTTGGGAGCTACCGCAAATGCTGCACTGTGGGCCTTGCTCAAAACTTCCTTATACCTACTGAAATACTATCATAGAATataattgaattgaaaaatgaaGTAATTATTTGAATTAATCTGAACTCAACTatgccttatcccaactgaaaAGGGTCAACCACATGAATCCTGTTTCACCACTCAACTCTATTTAGGGTAAAGTTTAAGTTAGCCTATGAAAAAGAAataacttgagggagagtgaaCCATTCAGGCATGCCACAGGCCAAAGCACTATCCACAAACATGCATTCAGTAATTCCAGTCTCCAGGCAAAATGCTCGTAAAATAATGCATGTCCAGAAGATTTAGAGATGTGAAAACAGAAGTCATGCTCGTGtataatcaaaacaaaaaaactataTTCCTCATCTGGCATCACCTTTTTATGTACTTAAGAGAGACTCAACAGTCAAGAGGCAACTTTTCTGAATAGTAAAGCACTTGTTTGACCAACTGTTCAACACCCATCAACCCTTCCAtaatacaagaaaaagaagacaaaatatCCTTCCTAAAGCATGCCTTTAAAGTATGTACCTTTAAAGTAAACTAATTAAATGAAAGTTGATATCCTtaatcaacctaaaataccaGAATCCACACTATAACCCACTTTAAGAGAAATTTTAGAACAAAACAATGCAATGATGCTGATGTCTTTTTATGAATCAATTAATCCAATTAATGAGTGAGGTTATATAGAGTGAGTGATGTGTTTTGAAATGTGCTccagcttctctctcctcccttcctctcccctcccctcccctccccccaaattGTGGtttattcttcctcttctctctccaattccctCTCTATCAAATCCCCTTCATTATCCTCTGTTCAGCCTCAATATTCCATTGTTGCAGCAAAGACCGCCAGATCATCTCTTACAAGTAACAATATAGTTCTTCTTTTTGATCACTTCTatcccttctcttctatttgtGTTCTCCTTATTCTCTGCTTTAGCCCTGATGAGAACATATCCTTCTCCCTCTGTTTCTGATATGTTCTTTCTATTCCTTCAAATCTGATATCTAATCTAATCTGAAtatcttccttttgtttctgtTGTAAGCCCTATTCTAATTCTTGAAAGCTAACAGAACTCACATCTGTCTAATTGCATTGATCAGAAGGGCCAAGAAAATTGTCGAACTCCCATCAGAAGCACACGTTTCAATTGGTCAGAGCATCCAGTTGACCAACATCTTGGGttaattttatgatttatttGACATTAAATGGCATCCTGGTTGGTTTtctacaggttttttttttttgcataccTCACTATAGTACTATGCATgctttttttctcataaaaccaaaaagaaaaaaggcacCACTAAAAAGAAAGGAGCTAGGTATAATCTACATTacatttaaaaccaaaaatggaatgtCTGAATTCTCTATGCATAAATACAAAGGGCATTGGATGTCATTGGTCTACCTTGAATGCGATTACAAATGCCTTGCAGTGAACAACAAAATGATAATGGCACAAGTGGAATTACTCCCAGAGTGAAAAAGGGGGACATAAGTCTTTTCTCTCAAGACAAATATATTTCAGTACATTTTTAACCACTCAAAATATGCATATGAGAAATTCTGAGGGAAGGGAATTTACAGGGGTGCAATCTTGCACCCTAATTCATAGAAGTAAGGGCACCTATTCCTGAGATCAACACATGCCGCATTTACCTGGATTTCCTTCCTTGTTCT encodes:
- the LOC122672275 gene encoding DNA replication complex GINS protein PSF3-like: MAHYYNIDDIIMEEEIISVVFQVAANGVGLLDPSAETNSVEQGSKVELPFWLAQELHLRQAVAMNVLACFNQKTRKEIQVNAACVDLRNRCPYFYELGCKIAPLYKEVLSKAHSAAFAVAPKFLTLLTKEETHLYEAARSSMAAFKKWRTGGPRFERASILGIKRKPAN